The following proteins come from a genomic window of Bactrocera tryoni isolate S06 chromosome 1, CSIRO_BtryS06_freeze2, whole genome shotgun sequence:
- the LOC120782187 gene encoding keratin, type II cytoskeletal 3-like: protein MRFFIILCLAAAVSADKLGYNYRPVDHSSSGLSFTPGSSGVGGVSGGIGGGSDGFGSGGLSSFAPGGDDGSYGSSGSLGGLTGVGSGFDSGAQSIVSPVTQEANKEFFSFSAPEDEFEDAEGAQQLANSLKKNVRVIFIKGPENNGLEKAALALARNAAEQKTAIYVLQKQHDIADLANKLQSVNDNRNHHPEVHFVKYRNQNDLVNAKQTIQSQYDKEPGASQNYNHAVAPVINFASPSAPIQSYGQQQQYYNPAASNTNTNYLPPSLLRRLRF, encoded by the coding sequence ATGcgtttcttcattattttgtgTTTGGCGGCCGCCGTATCCGCAGACAAATTGGGCTACAATTACCGACCTGTAGACCATTCTTCGTCCGGACTCTCCTTCACACCCGGCAGTTCTGGTGTAGGTGGTGTTAGTGGCGGCATTGGTGGAGGTAGCGATGGTTTCGGCTCTGGCGGTCTCAGCAGCTTTGCTCCTGGTGGCGATGATGGTAGCTACGGCAGCTCTGGAAGTCTCGGTGGACTTACTGGTGTCGGCAGTGGATTCGATTCTGGCGCTCAAAGTATTGTGTCACCTGTCACACAGGAAGCCAACAAAGAATTCTTCTCCTTCTCTGCTCCTGAAGATGAATTTGAAGATGCCGAAGGTGCCCAACAATTGGCTAATTCTCTGAAAAAGAACGTTCGTGTCATCTTCATCAAGGGACCTGAAAACAATGGCTTAGAAAAGGCTGCCCTCGCTCTGGCCAGAAACGCTGCCGAACAGAAGACTGCCATCTATGTGCTGCAGAAGCAACATGACATCGCTGATTTGGCTAACAAATTGCAGTCTGTCAATGATAATCGCAACCACCATCCAGAGGTGCACTTTGTCAAATACCGCAACCAAAACGATCTTGTCAACGCCAAGCAAACCATCCAATCGCAATACGATAAAGAGCCCGGTGCATCCCAAAACTACAATCACGCTGTTGCTCCAGTGATCAACTTTGCCTCGCCATCCGCCCCAATTCAGTCGTACggccaacagcaacaatactACAACCCAGCTGCGTCCAACACAAATACAAACTACTTGCCACCCTCGCTGTTGAGACGTCTCCGTTTCTAA
- the LOC120778400 gene encoding uncharacterized transmembrane protein DDB_G0289901-like encodes MRAFVVMCFVALATADKLGYNYQPVGHSDSGLSFSPGSSGLGGGLSGGLGGLSGGSSAGLGGLSGSLGGSLGGLGGGLSGGLSGTGGLGSLGGSIGGLAGPSGGNLGGLGGSSSGSLESNSDGNDSSDSSSSSGPNSSSSSSAGAPGAVEYEKKFYTYTADDNDFDEPEANDQASRSAKKNIRVIFIKGPENNALENAAINLARQASEQRTAIYVLQKQTSVSDLANKLQDSHDAQTHQPEVHFVKYRTPEDAANAQKAIQAQYDQLDGPSQAHDGGIAPVHNFASPAAHGGPSGADDGVSGPAGGVSGGNGQFGGLSGGPGKSAPSATYLPAAILRKLRF; translated from the exons ATGCGTGCTTTTGTG GTCATGTGCTTCGTGGCTTTAGCCACTGCCGATAAACTGGGCTACAACTATCAGCCTGTGGGACACTCGGATAGCGGATTGTCCTTCAGCCCTGGCAGCAGCGGATTGGGCGGTGGCTTATCTGGCGGTCTTGGTGGTCTTAGCGGCGGCTCTTCTGCTGGATTAGGAGGTCTCAGCGGAAGCTTAGGCGGCTCGTTAGGTGGTCTAGGCGGTGGTTTATCTGGTGGTCTCAGTGGTACCG GTGGTTTGGGCAGTCTTGGTGGCTCCATAGGAGGCCTGGCTGGCCCAAGCGGTG GCAATCTCGGCGGCCTAGGTGGTAGCTCTTCGGGTAGTCTCGAAAGTAACTCAGATGGTAATGACAGCAGTGATTCTAGTAGTAGCAGTGGACctaatagcagcagcagcagctcaGCTGGTGCACCAGGCGCAGTGGAATACGAAAAGAAGTTCTACACATACACTGCTGATGACAATGACTTCGATGAACCCGAAGCCAATGATCAAGCAAGCCGCTCAGCAAAGAAAAACATTCGAGTTATTTTCATCAAGGGACCCGAAAACAATGCTTTGGAGAATGCTGCCATCAATTTGGCCAGACAAGCGTCGGAACAGAGAACCGCCATTTATGTGTTGCAGAAACAAACTTCTGTGAGTGATTTAGCCAATAAACTGCAGGATTCACATGACGCCCAGACTCACCAGCCCGAGGTGCACTTTGTCAAGTACCGTACGCCAGAAGATGCGGCCAACGCACAAAAGGCCATTCAAGCTCAATATGATCAACTGGATGGACCATCGCAAGCGCATGATGGTGGTATAGCTCCAGTGCATAACTTCGCATCGCCTGCTGCGCACGGTGGTCCGTCAGGTGCCGATGACGGTGTGTCTGGCCCAGCAGGTGGTGTATCAGGTGGAAACGGGCAATTTGGTGGCCTTTCGGGTGGCCCTGGAAAGAGTGCACCAAGCGCAACATATTTGCCTGCCGCAATTCTGCGCAAACTTCGTTTTTAA
- the LOC120778485 gene encoding uncharacterized protein LOC120778485, whose translation MDCRVTCILLFLISCLILPVLSKSAETTDTSKEMEKASSSMEEDNVGEAEKNNSDEDFLKSKERLNAEFLTFSAPEEDESEDEEKIENLLELLSPRRIFLIEAPANTTIIGIDNKAEERDAIADVFSGGNTDADNNSETKNQ comes from the exons ATGGATTGCCGCGTTACCTGCATACTCCTGTTT TTAATTAGCTGCCTCATTTTGCCAGTGCTTAGCAAATCTGCAGAAACAACAGACACATCGAAAGAGATGGAGAAGGCCTCCTCCAGTATGGAAGAAGACAATGTTGGGGAGGCAGAGAAGAATAACAGTGATGAAGACTTTCTGAAATCTAAAGAGCGACTCAATGCTGAGTTCTTGACCTTCAGTGCGCCTGAGGAAGATGAAAGCGAGGACGAAGAGAAAATTGAAAACTTGCTTGAGCTATTAAGTCCAAGACGGATATTCTTAATTGAGGCGCCTGCGAATACTACGATAATTGGTATCGACAACAAGGCAGAGGAAAGAGATGCGATCGCGGATGTTTTCTCTGGTGGAAATACTGACGCTGATAACAATAGTGAaactaaaaatcaataa